In Rutidosis leptorrhynchoides isolate AG116_Rl617_1_P2 chromosome 2, CSIRO_AGI_Rlap_v1, whole genome shotgun sequence, one genomic interval encodes:
- the LOC139893822 gene encoding uncharacterized protein produces the protein MSSEDAKRVLKTKEEDEDENDEKSLSSVFQNKNKKSLSLKDAKLKKSTSNVKKEEDDESDDDFKPIKKTPNNAKPISKKEPSASAEKKKTPISNKVKKEEAGTANVKKGGKISEQNGKKKDEKSKDGKGDDSTVKKEKKERKVFDLPGQKRDPPEERDPLRIFYESLYKQIPTSEMAAIWMMESGLLAKEVAKELFEAKRKQKLGSPMKTVVTVKKQSDSSVSVKKKTTTTTVSTKKKTPPTKEPSSVKSKKRKNVSESSDEGSDDDFVISRKVKKPKAA, from the exons ATGTCGTCTGAAGATGCAAAACGGGTATTGAAAACAAAAGAAGAAGACGAAGATGAAAATGATGAAAAATCTCTCAGTTCGGTCTTTCAAAACAAGAACAAAAAATCACTTTCTCTGAAGGATGCAAAGTTAAAGAAATCAACATCTAATGTGaaaaaagaagaagatgatgaatctGATGATGATTTTAAACCCATCAAAAAAACACCCAACAATGCTAAACCTATTTCCAAGAAAGAACCATCTGCAAGTGCTGAAAAg AAGAAGACACCCATCAGTAATAAGGTGAAGAAAGAAGAAGCTGGAACTGCTAATGTG AAAAAAGGAGGAAAAATAAGTGAGCAAAATGGGAAGAAAAAAGATGAAAAGAGTAAGGATGGAAAGGGAGACGATTCAACTGTTAAGAAGGAGAAGAAGGAAAGGAAGGTATTTGATTTGCCGGGTCAAAAGCGGGACCCTCCGGAAGAG AGAGACCCATTAAGGATTTTCTATGAAAGCTTGTACAAGCAAATACCAACTAGCGAAATGGCTGCAATCTG GATGATGGAATCAGGGTTGCTTGCAAAAGAAGTAGCCAAAGAGTTATTTGAAGCTAAACGGAAACAAAAACTTGGTTCGCCGATGAAAACAGTTGTCACTGTGAAGAAACAAAGTGATTCATCTGTTTCCGTTAAGAAAAAGACTACTACTACTACTGTTTCAACCAAAAAGAAAACGCCACCAACTAAAGAGCCATCATCAGTAAAATCTAAGAAACGAAAGAATGTTAGTGAATCAAGTGATGAAGGATCTGATGATGATTTTGTTATAAGTCGAAAGGTTAAGAAACCAAAAGCTGCTTGA
- the LOC139893821 gene encoding uncharacterized protein, which produces MRGGGDRFTIPAVEDVELVEILLTLPKLISKSEFLSQYSFEWGCKKKRSVLVSKQDSSPLNHRKIDESSPAAAPAEEADKSPVTPFCFLPSGSGSDDGDGNKSKQLLSIKKTLKRKATDDLTERCNKMQQENEVLATNIKAMKIRHQQLTSQNLELKAKRQEIIYPRNIVQDFQSWGKSIKLNVDQQYCYQQQSPMFAPPPQHWMIDPNLVAVSCSSNSGSRFGLFNHIDPRVKKIHGETYDFMALSQPLDQSRYLLMDNDLRVRTAAAAAARKRRMMRIKENKNNSLLGMKVSKGCR; this is translated from the exons ATGCGCGGCGGCGGCGATAGATTTACAATTCCGGCGGTAGAAGATGTTGAACTTGTTGAAATTTTACTCACTCTGCCAAAATTAATATCAAAATCGGAGTTTTTAAGTCAATATAGTTTCGAATGGGGTTGTAAAAAGAAAAGATCTGTATTGGTATCGAAACAGGATTCATCACCGCTAAATCACCGGAAAATTGATGAGAGTTCACCGGCGGCGGCGCCGGCGGAGGAAGCAGATAAAAGTCCGGTAACTCCGTTTTGTTTTTTGCCTAGTGGCAGTGGAAGCGACGATGGTGATGGGAATAAAAGTAAACAATTGTTGTCTATCAAGAAAACATTAAAAAGAAAG GCAACTGATGATTTAACGGAGAGATGCAATAAAATGCAACAAGAAAATGAAGTTTTAGCAACG AATATAAAAGCCATGAAAATCCGTCATCAGCAGCTTACATCTCAAAATCTGGAGTTGAAAGCAAAAAGACAAGAG ATAATTTATCCAAGAAATATAGTACAAGATTTTCAATCATGGGGTAAATCTATAAAACTAAATGTTGATCAACAATATTGTTATCAACAACAAAGCCCGATGTTTGCACCACCACCACAACATTGGATGATAGATCCCAATCTAGTTGCGGTGTCCTGTTCCAGTAACAGTGGAAGTAGATTTGGGTTGTTCAATCATATTGATCCACGTGTCAAAAAGATTCATGGAGAGACGTATGATTTCATGGCATTATCTCAGCCGTTGGATCAAAGTAGATACTTGTTGATGGATAATGATCTAAGGGTTAGGACAGCTGCAGCAGCAGCTGCTAGAAAAAGAAGGATGATGAGGATTAAAGAGAACAAGAACAACTCTTTGTTGGGCATGAAAGTATCAAAAGGGTGTAGATGA